A region from the Desulfomarina profundi genome encodes:
- a CDS encoding DUF6785 family protein yields MNNSGEKKRKQPIRLRAGIIGILLAMGICLLTPYNNIYMQATPLGGGHFPLAPFFIFILLALVITLISRLFKTSLLLTGSELLIIWIETVIGSGIAYTGFARTFLVNLTAPVHFASMGNRWQETLHPLIPPSLIPSDHAAIEQLYNGIAGGRSMSWLEVIPKIPWSAWLVPLGTWSVFVLLSYSVMLFLINLLARQWIENERMNFPLLKVPEMISKAVDSGTTADFFLNRFLLFGLSIPVMLHLLNGLNLYFPSVPAIPTLILAGPYFPASGLFTGFHKLKIYIYPAFIGFAFLTSRQISFSFWFFFLFGALLYGILDLLGYSIPASELGITFGPTLARPEEMQMIGAYGIFFFFLVWLARQHLLDVCKQSFFLKKPDPEHSGLVDVRISFWGTFIGIFLIICWYVQLGMTPLAATMVTGAFFMIMLVATRIICQGGIAYFTLTAAPTDGIIALFGAKIFAGTNGLLAGMSQKMLFVDLRESLMPSLLHARHLHQGRKPVIILFTSLAVTITASMATSILAMLLLCYRFGIRELQLDWATRTTLSVYENIYRLATTAPDTGGWVFIFTITGAVLMLILVTCYHRFYWWPIHPIGYLTAYSSAMRILWVSFFIGWACNALCMRYGGITLFRKLQYFFIGLIIGDFLMGGGWALIGLFADTSYQVLPN; encoded by the coding sequence ATGAATAACAGTGGTGAGAAAAAAAGGAAACAACCCATCAGGTTGCGAGCCGGAATTATCGGTATCCTGCTTGCCATGGGGATATGTCTGCTCACACCCTATAATAATATCTATATGCAGGCAACTCCCCTGGGCGGTGGTCATTTCCCCCTGGCACCGTTTTTCATATTCATCCTGCTGGCCCTGGTAATCACCCTCATTTCCCGACTGTTCAAAACTTCACTACTGCTCACAGGGTCCGAGCTTCTGATCATCTGGATAGAAACGGTAATAGGCTCAGGTATCGCCTATACCGGATTTGCCCGAACCTTTCTGGTAAACCTCACAGCACCCGTCCACTTTGCCTCCATGGGAAATCGCTGGCAGGAGACTCTTCATCCTCTCATTCCCCCATCCCTGATTCCCTCCGACCATGCCGCAATTGAGCAGCTCTACAACGGTATCGCCGGTGGCAGAAGCATGAGCTGGCTGGAAGTGATACCGAAGATTCCATGGTCCGCATGGCTTGTTCCCCTTGGCACCTGGTCTGTTTTTGTTCTCCTCTCTTACAGTGTCATGCTCTTTCTAATCAATCTTCTCGCCAGACAGTGGATTGAAAATGAACGTATGAACTTCCCCCTCCTCAAGGTACCGGAGATGATCAGCAAAGCTGTGGACAGTGGAACCACTGCGGATTTTTTTCTGAACCGCTTCCTCCTGTTCGGCCTCTCCATACCAGTCATGCTTCATCTTCTGAACGGACTGAATCTTTACTTTCCTTCTGTCCCGGCAATCCCCACCCTTATTCTCGCCGGACCCTATTTTCCTGCTTCCGGTCTTTTCACCGGCTTTCATAAACTGAAAATATATATTTATCCGGCATTTATCGGCTTTGCTTTTCTCACATCGAGGCAGATTTCCTTTTCCTTCTGGTTTTTCTTTCTTTTTGGTGCCCTTCTCTATGGTATTCTTGATCTGCTAGGCTACTCAATACCCGCATCAGAACTTGGCATTACCTTTGGACCAACCCTGGCTCGACCTGAAGAAATGCAGATGATTGGAGCCTACGGTATTTTCTTTTTTTTCCTGGTGTGGCTGGCAAGACAACATCTCCTTGATGTCTGCAAACAGTCGTTCTTCCTGAAAAAACCAGACCCTGAACATTCCGGCCTGGTCGATGTGCGTATTTCCTTCTGGGGAACATTCATCGGAATATTTCTCATCATTTGCTGGTATGTCCAGTTGGGCATGACACCTCTTGCCGCAACCATGGTCACAGGAGCCTTTTTTATGATAATGCTGGTAGCCACCAGAATTATCTGCCAGGGGGGCATTGCCTATTTTACCCTGACCGCCGCACCGACAGATGGAATCATCGCCCTCTTCGGTGCTAAAATATTTGCAGGAACAAACGGATTGCTGGCAGGTATGAGCCAGAAGATGCTCTTTGTCGACCTGAGAGAATCACTCATGCCTTCGCTCCTCCATGCCCGTCACCTCCACCAGGGTAGAAAACCGGTTATTATCCTGTTTACCTCTCTGGCTGTAACCATTACAGCATCCATGGCTACTTCAATCCTGGCGATGCTCCTTCTCTGCTACCGATTTGGTATCCGTGAGCTGCAACTGGACTGGGCAACACGCACAACTCTTTCGGTTTATGAAAATATTTATCGTCTTGCCACAACAGCCCCCGACACAGGTGGCTGGGTATTTATTTTTACAATCACAGGTGCAGTGCTCATGCTGATCCTGGTGACCTGTTACCACAGGTTCTACTGGTGGCCAATCCACCCCATTGGTTACCTGACAGCTTACAGCTCCGCAATGCGGATTTTATGGGTCAGTTTTTTTATCGGCTGGGCATGCAACGCTCTCTGCATGCGATATGGGGGTATTACACTTTTCAGGAAACTACAGTATTTTTTTATCGGTCTTATAATTGGAGATTTCCTCATGGGAGGCGGCTGGGCATTGATCGGTCTTTTTGCTGATACAAGTTACCAAGTCCTTCCCAACTGA